A window of the Podarcis raffonei isolate rPodRaf1 chromosome 4, rPodRaf1.pri, whole genome shotgun sequence genome harbors these coding sequences:
- the LOC128411725 gene encoding regucalcin-like, protein MSSIKIETVVKQKNRMGECPTWEERENSLVYVDINSQKVCRWNSVTNEVQCVSVDARVGSVALRKCGGYVIALGRKFAFLNWEDQVVTDISEVEQDKPNNRFNDGKVDPRGSFYAGTMAEETAPGVRARQQGALYTLFPDCGVVKQLEKVDISNGLDWSLDHRTFFYIDSLAYAVQAFDYDMRTGMIDCCSCRPVYKLEKEEAMPDGMCIDIEGKLWVACIDGGRVIRIDPEAGKRIQTVKMPASRITSCCFGGKDYSEMYVTSAYDGLDSDALAKEPQAGEIFKITGLGVKGIPQNYFTG, encoded by the exons ATGTCTTCTATTAAAATCGAGACTGTTGTGAAGCAGAAGAACAGGATGGGGGAGTGCCCTACATGGGAAGAAAGGGAGAATTCCCTTGTATACGTAGACATCAATTCACAGAAAGTTTGCCGCTGGAACTCAGTCACCAACGAAGTTCAGTGTGTGTCTGTGG ACGCTCGTGTTGGCTCAGTAGCCCTTCGCAAGTGTGGTGGCTACGTGATCGCTTTAGGAAGAAAGTTTGCTTTCTTGAACTGGGAAGATCAAGTAGTCACTGATATTTCTGAAGTGGAACAGGATAAACCAAACAACCGATTCAATGATGGAAAAGTAGACCCAAGGGGTTCTTTTTATGCAG GTACCATGGCCGAAGAGACAGCACCTGGAGTCAGAGCAAGGCAGCAGGGGGCTCTTTATACTCTCTTCCCTGATTGTGGTGTCGTGAAGCAGTTAGAGAAGGTGGACATCTCCAATGGGCTGGACTGGTCACTCGATCACAGGACCTTCTTTTACATCGATAGCCTGGCTTATGCCGTGCAAGCCTTCGACTATGACATGCGAACAGGAATGATTG ATTGTTGCAGTTGCAGGCCTGTTTACAAGCTGGAGAAAGAGGAGGCGATGCCTGATGGGATGTGCATCGATATAGAAGGGAAACTCTGGGTGGCCTGTATTGATGGTGGACGAGTGATCCGCATTGACCCTGAAGCAG GAAAAAGAATTCAGACTGTCAAGATGCCTGCTTCCAGGATCACTTCTTGTTGCTTTGGAGGGAAAGACTATTCAGAAATGTATGTCACTTCGGCCTACGATGGACTGGATAGCGATGCGTTAGCCAAGGAACCCCAGGCTGGGGAAATTTTCAAG